One Hyphomonadaceae bacterium BL14 genomic window, GCAGCACGGCGACCGGAAGGGCGCGCGGCTGGGCCTGGCGCTGACCGTGGGTCTGGGCCTCCTGTTCACCTGCGTGCAGGTGTACGAATACACCCACGCCTATTTCGACTTCTCCGGCAATCTCTACGGCGCGACCTTCTTCATGGCCACGGGCTTCCATGGCGCCCACGTGATCATCGGGACGATCTTCCTGGCGGTCTGCCTGTTGCGCCTGATGGCCGGGCAGTTCAGCGCCCAGAAGCATTTCGGCTTTGAGGCGGCGGCCTGGTACTGGCACTTCGTCGACGTGGTCTGGCTGTTCCTGTTCGTATTCATCTACGTCGCCTATCAATAGGCCGCCGCGCCAGGTGACACAGGCAAACCCCTTTCTCGCAGGCTTCCGCGGACGCTGTCCGCGCTGCGGGGAAGGGGAGTTGTTTGCGGGTTTTCTCAAATTCGCGGATCACTGCGCGTCCTGCGGCCTCGACTTTTCGGGCGAGGATGCGGGTGACGGCCCGGCCGTATTCATCATGTTCGCCGTCGGCTTCATCGTGGTGCCCATGGCCCTGGTGGCCGAGGTCGTGTTCAGCCCGCCGCTCTGGCTTCATTTCGGGCTCTGGCTGCCGCTGACGGCGGGGCTGAGCCTGGCGCTGATGCGCCCGTTTCGCGCCGTCATGTTCGCCCTGCAACACCAGCACGCAGCGGCGGAAGGGCGGATCGATGCCGGCGATGACGGCAGTGATGGCACGGGCGCGCCATGATCATCTTCCGCCCCTATCCGGTCCTGACCCTGCTGACCGTCATGGCGCTGGCGCTTTTGCTGGCGCTGGGCGGTTGGCAGCTGGACCGGCGCAGCTGGAAGCAGGGCCTGCTGGCCGAGCATGCCGCCATCACCAATGCGCCACCCGCCAGCCTGGACGCCATCTGCGCCGCGCCGCGCGCCGGTCAACCGGTTTCAGGGGCGCAGCCTGATGGCGCGCGTGTGGTGCGGGTGTTTGGCCGCAGCGCCGCCGGAGCTCCGGGCTGGCGGTTGTTTGCGCCCGCGCCGTTGCCCGACTGTGCAGACGCAGGTTTCATCCTGATCGAGGCCGGGTTTGCGCCCCTGAGCGCCGCGACCGCCGCGACTGAAGCCGCCACGGCACCCGGCGTTCGCGCGGCGCGCGCGGGGCTGCGGCTGGAGCCACCCTTGCGCCGGGGCCTGTTCGGCGCGGCGGATACGCCTGAGCGTGATGAGTTTTACGCGTTCGACGCTGCCACGATGGAGACATCGCTGGAGCTCGCCCCCGGATCGCTCATGGCGGACTGGTGGCTGGCGGTGGATGACGGCCGTCCGCCCGACTGGATTACCGCCACGCCGCCCGAACGCCACGGCGCCTATGCGCTGACCTGGTATCTGATGGCGGTGGCGCTTCTGGGGGTCTGGATCGCGCTCAATGTCACGCGCGGGCGGATCGGCTGGCGCCGGCGCGGTTAGCCTCATAG contains:
- a CDS encoding DUF983 domain-containing protein, whose protein sequence is MFAGFLKFADHCASCGLDFSGEDAGDGPAVFIMFAVGFIVVPMALVAEVVFSPPLWLHFGLWLPLTAGLSLALMRPFRAVMFALQHQHAAAEGRIDAGDDGSDGTGAP
- a CDS encoding SURF1 family protein, with product MIIFRPYPVLTLLTVMALALLLALGGWQLDRRSWKQGLLAEHAAITNAPPASLDAICAAPRAGQPVSGAQPDGARVVRVFGRSAAGAPGWRLFAPAPLPDCADAGFILIEAGFAPLSAATAATEAATAPGVRAARAGLRLEPPLRRGLFGAADTPERDEFYAFDAATMETSLELAPGSLMADWWLAVDDGRPPDWITATPPERHGAYALTWYLMAVALLGVWIALNVTRGRIGWRRRG